The following are from one region of the Paenibacillus sp. KS-LC4 genome:
- a CDS encoding aminopeptidase, translating to MNPTQQQLENYAALAVRTGVNVQKGQTVVLMSPIAAAPLARLIAAKAYEAGARHVQVEYNDEELARIKYKMAPEEAFGEYPMWRAKAWEGYVEQGAAFITIYSPNPELLNGVDSNRVATATKAASTALSGYRAALMNHSNAWTLISYATPEWAAKVFPDVSPEEAVQKLWERIIEATRIGLENPIEAWSEHNAKLLQVVELLNSKRYRQLRYNAPGTDLTIDLPEGHIWLGGAKENAKGVLFNPNLPTEEVFTMPHKDGVNGTVRSTKPLNYNGQVIDGFSLTFKAGKVTEYSAEKGYEALAHLVGTDEGAARLGEVALVPHNSPISNSNVIFFNTLYDENASCHLALGQAYPVNLAGGTAMSPEELLANGANRSLVHEDFMIGSAEMNIDGITQDGSAEPIFRNGNWAI from the coding sequence ATGAATCCTACACAGCAGCAATTAGAAAACTACGCGGCTTTGGCCGTCAGAACAGGTGTCAATGTCCAGAAAGGGCAGACGGTTGTCCTTATGTCTCCGATAGCAGCGGCACCGCTGGCAAGATTAATTGCCGCCAAGGCTTATGAAGCGGGAGCGAGGCATGTACAAGTGGAGTATAACGATGAGGAGCTTGCTCGCATCAAATACAAAATGGCGCCGGAAGAGGCTTTTGGAGAATACCCTATGTGGCGTGCTAAGGCTTGGGAAGGGTATGTCGAGCAAGGAGCAGCGTTTATCACTATTTATTCACCGAACCCAGAGCTTCTGAATGGAGTAGATTCTAATCGGGTGGCGACAGCAACGAAGGCTGCTTCGACTGCGCTCAGCGGCTATCGCGCTGCATTGATGAATCATTCGAACGCATGGACGCTCATTTCTTATGCGACGCCAGAGTGGGCAGCTAAGGTATTTCCAGATGTATCCCCAGAGGAAGCGGTACAAAAGCTATGGGAGCGGATTATTGAGGCGACACGCATCGGTTTGGAAAACCCGATTGAGGCTTGGAGCGAGCATAATGCCAAGCTGCTGCAAGTGGTGGAGCTGCTGAATAGCAAGCGTTATCGTCAGCTGCGCTATAATGCGCCGGGCACTGACTTAACGATAGATTTGCCAGAAGGCCATATCTGGCTAGGCGGAGCTAAGGAAAATGCCAAAGGCGTGCTGTTTAATCCGAACTTGCCGACGGAGGAAGTATTTACGATGCCGCATAAGGATGGTGTAAACGGCACCGTTCGCAGCACGAAGCCGCTCAATTACAACGGCCAGGTTATCGACGGCTTCTCCTTGACGTTTAAGGCTGGTAAGGTGACGGAGTATTCGGCTGAAAAGGGCTACGAAGCGTTAGCGCATTTGGTAGGAACGGATGAAGGGGCAGCGAGGCTCGGTGAAGTTGCATTGGTGCCGCACAACTCGCCGATATCCAACTCAAATGTCATTTTCTTTAACACCCTCTATGATGAAAATGCTTCCTGCCATTTAGCGCTGGGCCAGGCTTATCCGGTCAATCTGGCTGGCGGTACAGCTATGTCACCAGAGGAGCTGCTTGCAAATGGAGCGAATCGCAGTCTTGTGCATGAGGACTTTATGATCGGTTCAGCAGAGATGAACATTGATGGCATTACGCAGGACGGATCAGCAGAGCCTATCTTCCGCAATGGCAACTGGGCAATTTAA
- a CDS encoding YHYH domain-containing protein, producing MKKNLAIYLVCVLVCCMMTSSAFAHSGRTDSSGGHNCSAKSQAKGLCTGYHTHNGGSSSSSSSSSSSSSSSTPITKVNVINNQYAPYPHCKKVEDRYTSSDTYYNYYERVWDCNYYTDSGQIYTNLDLNLSINNKTFTPSKSLISINDTSYIALRDFSKAFGFSLSIASNEDIILKKNKNKLLIQNTTYKIYLNGTYTDVKAVKANDSYYLPLRPAMKWVNGKITSVDQSTVHVSVK from the coding sequence ATGAAGAAGAATTTAGCAATCTATCTTGTATGTGTACTCGTTTGTTGTATGATGACATCCTCAGCGTTTGCACATTCCGGACGCACAGACAGCAGTGGTGGACATAACTGCTCGGCAAAATCGCAAGCAAAAGGCTTATGTACAGGTTATCATACTCACAATGGCGGCAGCAGTTCGTCATCCAGCTCTAGTTCGTCCAGTTCAAGCTCCTCAACACCAATTACAAAAGTCAATGTAATTAACAATCAATATGCCCCCTACCCCCATTGCAAAAAGGTAGAAGATCGTTATACTTCCAGTGACACTTATTATAATTACTATGAAAGAGTTTGGGACTGTAACTACTATACAGATAGCGGCCAAATTTATACTAATCTTGATTTGAATCTGTCGATTAATAATAAAACGTTTACACCAAGCAAAAGCCTAATCAGCATTAATGATACATCTTACATTGCACTGCGCGACTTTTCAAAAGCATTTGGATTTTCCCTTTCCATTGCATCGAATGAAGATATTATACTGAAAAAAAATAAAAATAAGTTGCTTATTCAAAATACAACTTATAAAATTTATCTAAACGGTACTTACACAGATGTAAAGGCAGTCAAAGCGAACGATTCTTATTACCTTCCTCTCAGACCTGCCATGAAATGGGTAAATGGAAAAATCACTTCCGTTGATCAATCAACTGTTCATGTATCTGTCAAATAA
- a CDS encoding proline--tRNA ligase → MRQSQLLLHTLRDSPADAEVISHQLMLRAGYIRQLAAGIYTYMPLGRRVLRKVEQIVREEMDRAGAQELLMPAMQPADLWRESGRYSVYGPELIRLKDRHEREFALGPTHEEVITSLVRNEISSYRKLPVTLYQIQTKFRDERRPRFGLLRSREFLMKDAYSFDADWEGLDASYWNMYLAYERIFNRCGVNFRAVEADAGAIGGEGGTHEFMALADIGEDTIAVCDSCAYAANLEKAESVAATFEEMPAGGALDDGTPVEKFYTPNMKTIDELVQALDVNAANIIKTMICLVDERLVAVLIRGDHEMNEIKVKNALGAENAAIADADTIQRLTGAPVGFIGPIGLELPLLVDEAVMSMTSAIAGANELDYHQRHIIPARDFTPLQIGDFRNAAQGDGCPRCEEGKLQFFRGIEVGHVFKLGTKYSEQLGAAVLDQAGKSMPMIMGCYGIGVSRILSAVVEQHHDAAGMVWPLALAPYHVHLIPISAKDETHMKVAQQLYDELQSSGVEVLLDDREERPGIKFKDSDLIGIPLRIVIGKDAGHGQIEFVQRLGNQKELIGTEEIGERVRQILTNHYRART, encoded by the coding sequence ATGCGCCAAAGTCAATTATTGCTTCATACATTACGGGATTCACCTGCGGACGCTGAGGTGATAAGCCATCAGCTTATGCTGCGTGCTGGTTATATTCGCCAGCTGGCTGCGGGGATATATACCTATATGCCTCTTGGAAGGCGCGTGCTGCGCAAGGTGGAGCAGATTGTCCGGGAGGAAATGGACCGAGCAGGCGCTCAGGAGCTGCTTATGCCTGCGATGCAGCCAGCTGATTTATGGCGGGAATCTGGACGCTACTCTGTCTATGGACCAGAGCTGATTCGATTGAAGGACCGCCACGAGCGTGAATTTGCATTAGGGCCAACGCATGAGGAGGTCATTACTTCCTTGGTGCGAAATGAGATTAGCTCTTACCGGAAGCTGCCAGTTACCTTGTATCAAATTCAAACGAAGTTTCGAGACGAGCGCCGCCCGCGTTTTGGATTGCTTCGCAGCCGGGAATTTCTCATGAAGGATGCCTATTCCTTTGATGCTGACTGGGAGGGATTAGACGCCTCCTACTGGAATATGTACCTTGCGTATGAACGGATTTTCAATCGCTGTGGCGTTAATTTCCGTGCAGTTGAAGCTGATGCCGGAGCCATTGGCGGAGAAGGCGGGACGCATGAATTTATGGCGCTTGCGGATATCGGTGAAGATACGATTGCCGTATGCGACAGCTGTGCGTATGCAGCCAATTTAGAAAAGGCGGAGTCTGTGGCAGCGACGTTCGAGGAGATGCCAGCAGGCGGGGCGCTTGATGACGGGACGCCAGTGGAGAAATTTTATACGCCAAATATGAAGACAATTGACGAATTGGTTCAGGCGCTTGATGTTAATGCAGCAAATATTATTAAGACGATGATTTGTCTCGTGGATGAGCGCTTAGTCGCCGTGCTTATTCGCGGCGATCATGAGATGAATGAAATTAAAGTGAAAAATGCGCTTGGTGCCGAAAATGCAGCAATTGCCGATGCCGATACCATTCAGCGGCTAACAGGAGCGCCTGTCGGCTTTATTGGCCCAATCGGTCTTGAGCTTCCCTTGCTGGTTGATGAAGCTGTTATGAGCATGACGTCTGCCATCGCAGGTGCCAATGAACTAGACTATCACCAACGTCATATCATTCCTGCACGGGATTTCACTCCTCTGCAAATTGGCGACTTCCGAAATGCGGCACAAGGAGATGGTTGTCCGCGCTGCGAAGAAGGAAAGCTGCAATTTTTTCGCGGCATTGAAGTGGGGCATGTGTTCAAGCTTGGCACCAAATACAGTGAACAGCTTGGCGCTGCTGTTCTGGATCAAGCAGGCAAAAGCATGCCAATGATTATGGGCTGCTATGGGATTGGCGTATCCCGCATTTTATCTGCGGTGGTAGAGCAGCATCATGATGCTGCTGGAATGGTGTGGCCGCTGGCACTTGCGCCGTATCATGTACATCTGATTCCGATATCGGCGAAGGATGAGACGCATATGAAGGTCGCTCAGCAGCTATATGACGAGCTGCAAAGCAGCGGGGTGGAAGTATTGCTCGATGATCGGGAAGAGCGACCAGGCATTAAATTCAAGGATTCGGATCTAATCGGTATTCCGCTGCGTATCGTTATTGGCAAAGATGCGGGGCATGGGCAGATCGAATTTGTTCAGCGCCTTGGCAATCAGAAGGAGCTTATCGGTACTGAAGAAATTGGCGAGCGCGTGAGGCAAATTTTAACCAACCATTATAGAGCTAGGACATAG
- a CDS encoding helix-turn-helix domain-containing protein, whose protein sequence is MPEDCKVETALEILVGKWKPIILYQLFSQGTMRFSELQKALPDITKKMLTSQLRELEYHNIVHREIYLQIPPKVEYSITEYGMGMGPLLQAMNEWGKSHIEHLNERYGESREVK, encoded by the coding sequence ATGCCCGAGGATTGCAAGGTTGAAACGGCATTAGAAATTCTAGTAGGAAAATGGAAGCCTATTATTTTGTATCAGCTTTTTTCGCAAGGTACGATGAGATTCAGCGAGCTCCAAAAGGCCCTGCCGGACATTACGAAAAAAATGCTTACCTCGCAATTGCGGGAATTAGAATACCATAACATCGTTCATCGCGAAATATATTTGCAAATCCCTCCCAAGGTTGAATATTCCATTACGGAATACGGCATGGGAATGGGCCCCTTGCTGCAGGCCATGAATGAATGGGGGAAATCCCATATTGAGCATCTCAATGAACGTTATGGTGAGAGCCGCGAAGTTAAATGA
- a CDS encoding DoxX family protein, whose amino-acid sequence MKWLVRILQGLLVLGFLMFGFMKVSGDSAQVAAFNDIYGYGTAFMYVVGVVEILGAVGLLIGYWRKQLIPIFSGLLAAVMAGAVFTHFKAGQGFEAAGMPLILLVLALIVLFGQIKLLANDRP is encoded by the coding sequence ATGAAATGGCTTGTACGAATATTGCAAGGACTGCTAGTGCTTGGATTTTTAATGTTTGGGTTTATGAAGGTGAGTGGAGATAGTGCCCAAGTGGCGGCCTTTAATGACATTTATGGATATGGTACAGCATTCATGTATGTTGTGGGAGTTGTTGAGATTTTGGGAGCTGTCGGATTGTTGATCGGCTATTGGAGAAAGCAGCTGATCCCTATCTTTAGCGGCTTATTGGCTGCTGTTATGGCAGGAGCTGTATTTACGCATTTTAAGGCTGGTCAAGGATTTGAAGCAGCGGGCATGCCACTCATTTTGCTGGTATTAGCTTTGATCGTGCTTTTCGGACAAATTAAGCTGCTCGCTAATGACAGACCATAG
- a CDS encoding phosphoribosyltransferase: MSLTNARLSESITNARTVKIQKTKDTFYDFKLYPFGERGTYIAPELINEITENLAVSIQDHFQDYDYIVSPEPGGHTWGMLAAYKLLKPINILRLSTDLYKDIHLEAKRETAYNENRICFDGFQAGDHILLVDDVISSGATIRSIAAQMDTMGVKLVGVQAIIAKGEHYRKLEEDLNVPVRILSQV; this comes from the coding sequence ATGAGCCTCACAAACGCCAGACTATCCGAATCCATTACGAATGCCAGAACGGTTAAAATCCAGAAAACGAAGGATACCTTTTATGATTTTAAACTTTATCCGTTTGGCGAGCGGGGAACGTATATCGCTCCAGAGCTTATAAATGAAATTACCGAAAATTTGGCGGTGAGCATTCAGGACCATTTTCAGGATTACGATTATATCGTTTCGCCGGAGCCCGGAGGTCACACATGGGGAATGCTTGCGGCGTATAAGCTGCTGAAGCCAATTAACATTTTAAGACTGAGCACAGATTTATATAAAGATATTCATTTGGAGGCCAAGCGCGAGACGGCGTACAACGAGAATCGCATTTGCTTTGATGGCTTTCAAGCAGGCGACCATATTCTGCTCGTTGATGATGTAATCAGCTCGGGTGCAACGATTCGCTCGATTGCTGCCCAGATGGACACGATGGGAGTCAAGCTTGTCGGCGTGCAGGCGATCATAGCCAAAGGCGAGCATTACCGCAAGCTGGAGGAAGACTTGAACGTTCCGGTACGCATTCTTAGCCAAGTTTAA
- a CDS encoding aromatic ring-hydroxylating dioxygenase subunit alpha, whose amino-acid sequence MEQNTTAAAKKREESDLPRNCTFSPEDWHVLAQYWYPIAIASEIADKPVAVTLLDMKLVCYRSGDRVVVARDLCFHRGAPLSKGWIENGEIVCPYHGFRYNCEGKCTAVPAHPDSRISPKLKLITYPVVERYGLIWTSLMSLEENIPAFPHWDDPDYLNILVPSFDIAGSAGRQMEGFLDVSHFAYVHTETFGDRNNTEVPQYKVKREGQELLAEYWSTVSNYGKGQDNPAPDGFMWLREFRVFPPFAASLTVYFPDEGRLHILNCASPVSARYTRLFCPITRNFDKDAPIQATIDFNLKVFQEDADMVEAQTPEDLPLDLQAEAHIPADRTSIAYRQLLTELGLGKNYTS is encoded by the coding sequence ATGGAGCAAAACACGACGGCAGCAGCTAAAAAAAGGGAAGAAAGCGATTTACCGCGGAATTGTACCTTTAGTCCTGAGGATTGGCATGTATTAGCGCAGTATTGGTATCCGATTGCAATTGCAAGTGAGATTGCGGATAAGCCAGTGGCCGTAACGCTGCTTGATATGAAGCTCGTCTGCTATCGCAGCGGCGATCGAGTCGTCGTCGCCCGTGACCTTTGCTTTCACCGCGGAGCTCCGCTAAGCAAGGGCTGGATAGAAAATGGCGAAATCGTGTGCCCGTACCATGGCTTCCGCTACAATTGCGAAGGCAAATGCACGGCGGTACCCGCGCATCCCGATTCACGCATTTCTCCTAAGCTAAAGCTTATCACCTATCCGGTCGTAGAGCGTTACGGCTTGATCTGGACGTCTCTGATGTCCTTAGAGGAAAATATTCCGGCCTTCCCCCACTGGGATGATCCCGATTATTTGAATATTTTGGTGCCGAGCTTTGATATTGCCGGCTCTGCTGGTCGCCAAATGGAAGGCTTTCTGGATGTGTCGCATTTTGCTTATGTGCATACGGAAACGTTCGGCGACCGCAATAACACCGAGGTGCCGCAGTATAAGGTGAAGCGGGAAGGGCAGGAGCTGCTTGCCGAATATTGGAGCACGGTCAGCAACTATGGCAAGGGACAGGATAATCCAGCACCAGATGGCTTTATGTGGCTGCGCGAATTCCGTGTTTTCCCGCCATTCGCTGCATCGCTTACCGTTTATTTTCCAGATGAGGGGAGACTCCATATATTAAATTGCGCCTCTCCCGTATCGGCCCGCTATACAAGGCTTTTCTGCCCAATAACGCGAAATTTTGATAAAGATGCCCCGATTCAGGCTACGATTGATTTTAACTTGAAGGTGTTCCAGGAGGATGCCGATATGGTCGAAGCACAAACGCCGGAGGATTTGCCGCTTGATCTTCAGGCGGAAGCACATATTCCGGCAGACCGCACCTCAATCGCTTACCGCCAGCTGCTAACGGAGCTTGGTCTAGGCAAAAACTACACGTCCTAA
- a CDS encoding MFS transporter produces MSIYLSEKGISLISIGLILSMLSLTGILAQPIMGILNDRLSDPRRILLLCLLLTPLLACGYYFFDTVVALCLVSFFYAMFQSSTAPLSDVLTVEIANSQGFSFGSIRLWGALSFALGSFITGFVYGNIGYSASFISYALLMVVALITFYTIPYKAVTRAKVSVKQHASQILKHQSFLTFVLFSFLISTSIAMNFNFLPIYFKEAGFDKGWIGAAYSIAAIIEVPMFWFAVKLHRRFGLISMMMLAAFCYSLKCLVMAFSTQVGLVLAVQLFDGIAFAFMASASVEVINRYAPSYAKATYQTLFVALTSGIGGIIGSALGGVVIASWGVNKLYLLLFSLCFIAMVGFTARRKQLEPRPAGSANQVGKRIPS; encoded by the coding sequence ATGAGTATTTATTTAAGTGAGAAGGGTATAAGTCTCATCAGCATTGGCCTGATTTTGTCGATGCTATCGCTAACAGGAATTCTCGCACAGCCGATAATGGGGATTTTAAATGATCGATTATCCGATCCCAGACGTATCCTGCTGCTGTGTCTGCTGCTTACGCCTTTATTAGCATGCGGTTATTATTTTTTTGATACGGTCGTTGCGTTATGTTTAGTGTCCTTCTTCTATGCGATGTTTCAATCGTCCACTGCGCCATTGAGTGATGTGCTGACGGTTGAAATCGCGAATAGTCAAGGATTTTCCTTCGGCAGCATCAGGCTTTGGGGTGCGCTGAGCTTTGCGCTCGGCTCGTTCATTACCGGGTTTGTATATGGCAACATCGGATATAGTGCCAGCTTCATTAGCTATGCATTACTTATGGTTGTGGCACTCATAACGTTTTATACCATCCCGTATAAGGCGGTAACGAGAGCGAAGGTGTCTGTGAAGCAGCATGCTTCACAAATCTTGAAGCATCAAAGCTTCTTGACCTTCGTGCTGTTCAGCTTTCTTATTTCTACGTCGATTGCGATGAATTTCAACTTCCTTCCGATTTACTTCAAGGAGGCAGGCTTTGATAAAGGCTGGATTGGGGCTGCTTACAGCATTGCCGCTATTATTGAGGTTCCAATGTTCTGGTTCGCGGTTAAGCTGCATAGACGCTTTGGTTTAATTTCAATGATGATGCTGGCTGCTTTTTGCTACAGCTTGAAATGCCTCGTTATGGCTTTCTCCACTCAGGTGGGGCTGGTGCTTGCGGTACAGCTGTTTGATGGCATCGCCTTTGCATTCATGGCAAGCGCTTCGGTTGAGGTGATTAATCGCTATGCGCCAAGCTATGCCAAAGCGACGTATCAGACGTTATTTGTGGCGCTCACTTCCGGCATTGGAGGAATTATTGGCAGTGCCCTGGGAGGAGTCGTCATTGCGAGTTGGGGCGTTAACAAGCTGTATTTACTGCTGTTCAGCTTATGCTTTATTGCGATGGTCGGTTTTACAGCAAGGCGCAAGCAGCTAGAGCCTCGTCCTGCCGGGTCGGCAAACCAAGTAGGAAAAAGGATTCCCTCTTAA
- a CDS encoding phosphotransferase, which yields MIKFKYLFNNVELAEMLLQNWCYDEDSLDLFNYYRISSNAIYPFRFEGNTRLLRFAPELEKNKANTLAELAFIAYLKDNGFNVLEAIASKQGAVLVEAATPWGDYTASVFKRVPGQAFEQSGFDAAALFTYGKTLGQLHCLSSAYSPETYRRWSYKEVLEWIEVELSAFPKETAALNEVQQLRSYFQTLPVSNTYFGLIHYDFECDNVFYDSDNGCCHVIDFDDAMYHWYAMDIYVALDNLQEFIAPEDWLLKKQHFIDGYTSEFVWNVETEAMLPGCKRFNSLYKYARVKRAMAEAWNNEPMWMVQLRSSLEQSLKEAEACFGQKIK from the coding sequence ATGATAAAATTCAAATATTTGTTTAATAATGTCGAATTGGCCGAGATGCTGCTGCAAAATTGGTGTTATGACGAGGATTCGCTTGATCTGTTTAACTATTACCGGATATCGTCCAACGCCATTTATCCGTTTCGGTTTGAAGGAAATACAAGGCTGCTGCGCTTTGCGCCGGAATTGGAGAAAAATAAGGCCAATACGCTAGCGGAGCTTGCATTTATCGCCTACTTGAAGGACAATGGCTTCAACGTTCTGGAAGCGATTGCATCGAAGCAAGGAGCTGTGCTTGTGGAAGCAGCAACACCCTGGGGAGATTACACAGCTTCCGTATTTAAGCGTGTGCCTGGGCAAGCCTTTGAGCAAAGCGGTTTCGATGCTGCTGCCCTATTTACCTATGGGAAGACGCTAGGTCAGCTTCACTGCTTGTCTAGCGCTTATTCTCCTGAGACCTATCGCCGCTGGTCGTATAAAGAGGTACTGGAGTGGATTGAGGTGGAGCTGTCAGCCTTCCCGAAGGAAACAGCGGCGCTTAACGAGGTGCAGCAACTCAGGAGCTATTTTCAGACGTTGCCGGTTTCTAATACGTATTTCGGTCTTATTCATTATGATTTCGAATGTGATAATGTGTTTTATGATTCGGACAACGGCTGCTGCCATGTCATTGATTTTGATGATGCGATGTATCATTGGTATGCGATGGACATTTATGTAGCGCTGGATAACCTGCAGGAGTTTATTGCTCCAGAGGATTGGCTGCTTAAGAAGCAGCATTTCATAGACGGCTATACGTCCGAGTTTGTATGGAATGTGGAGACGGAGGCAATGCTGCCTGGCTGCAAGCGGTTTAATAGCCTGTACAAATATGCTCGTGTAAAGCGGGCGATGGCAGAAGCATGGAACAACGAACCGATGTGGATGGTACAGCTGCGCAGCAGCCTGGAGCAGTCGCTCAAGGAAGCAGAGGCTTGCTTCGGGCAAAAAATCAAATAA
- a CDS encoding SDR family NAD(P)-dependent oxidoreductase, whose translation MNILITGAGRGLGYELTSAALARGHTVVAGVRNPNEANVKLTVLVEKYGERLSLVELDVTNESGIAAYAEHSSWLDADGYGRWRSAAGCAR comes from the coding sequence ATGAACATTTTAATTACAGGGGCAGGGCGAGGACTTGGCTATGAGCTGACGAGCGCGGCGCTTGCGCGAGGGCATACGGTTGTGGCAGGTGTCCGCAACCCTAATGAAGCGAATGTCAAGCTGACGGTACTTGTAGAAAAGTATGGCGAGCGGCTATCGCTAGTGGAGCTGGATGTCACGAATGAATCAGGCATTGCAGCGTATGCTGAGCATTCATCCTGGCTGGATGCGGACGGATATGGGCGGTGGAGAAGCGCCGCTGGATGCGCGCGATAG
- a CDS encoding GNAT family N-acetyltransferase yields the protein MKQTRNVAVLVYERVDTLDFAGPFDIFAISSGKDRDFRVYTVGETKEALHTLSGIAITPAYSFDDCPEPDLLIVPGGMGSRTEMHNEKLTNWIRQTAQHAELVLSVCTGALLLAKANLLNGLHITTNRRALDLLRELAPSSAVMVENVRYVDNGKFIMSAGVTAGMDAALYVVARLHGLEWAEQTAAIIEYDWHEEKCPGSPGPSLSVPASKVELEINRAAPHDLEAMLRLYKEAARWIYEAKGLRQWSEDAFTMEYLYNFIKEKEVFVAYLQGELAGCFSVEWDDEPIWGEQFHMDAGYVHRLAVARSIKGQGIGAQLLAWSEAYIREREKSFMRLDCMAENPSLNAFYVSCGLNLCGRYDAEGWSANLYEKKL from the coding sequence ATGAAGCAGACGAGAAATGTAGCCGTGTTAGTTTATGAGAGAGTGGATACACTTGATTTTGCTGGTCCGTTTGATATATTTGCTATCTCAAGTGGAAAAGACCGGGATTTTAGAGTGTACACGGTTGGCGAGACGAAGGAAGCTTTGCATACGCTTAGCGGCATTGCGATTACACCAGCGTATAGCTTCGACGATTGTCCTGAGCCTGATCTATTAATCGTTCCTGGAGGTATGGGCTCGCGCACGGAAATGCACAATGAGAAGCTGACGAATTGGATACGCCAAACGGCACAGCATGCTGAGCTTGTTCTATCTGTATGCACAGGTGCGCTGCTGCTCGCCAAAGCGAACTTGCTTAATGGGCTGCACATTACAACGAACCGCCGGGCGCTCGATTTGCTTCGCGAGCTTGCGCCTTCCAGTGCTGTGATGGTTGAAAATGTTCGTTACGTAGATAACGGGAAATTCATCATGTCCGCAGGAGTGACGGCAGGCATGGACGCTGCACTTTATGTTGTGGCAAGGCTGCACGGCCTAGAGTGGGCTGAGCAAACAGCAGCTATTATTGAATATGATTGGCATGAAGAGAAGTGTCCGGGTAGCCCGGGCCCGAGCTTGTCAGTGCCTGCCTCGAAAGTTGAGCTTGAAATTAATCGTGCTGCACCTCATGATCTTGAAGCAATGCTTCGTTTATACAAGGAGGCAGCCCGCTGGATCTATGAGGCGAAGGGCTTGCGCCAGTGGAGCGAGGATGCTTTTACAATGGAATATTTATACAATTTTATTAAAGAAAAAGAAGTATTCGTCGCTTACTTGCAGGGCGAGCTTGCGGGCTGTTTTTCGGTCGAATGGGATGACGAGCCGATCTGGGGAGAGCAATTTCATATGGATGCCGGTTATGTGCATCGACTGGCTGTAGCGCGCAGTATCAAGGGGCAAGGCATTGGCGCTCAACTGCTCGCTTGGTCGGAAGCTTATATTCGCGAGCGTGAAAAATCCTTTATGCGGCTCGATTGCATGGCAGAAAATCCATCGCTTAACGCCTTTTATGTTAGCTGTGGCTTGAATTTATGTGGCAGATACGACGCAGAGGGCTGGAGCGCAAATTTATATGAGAAAAAGCTATAA